In one Nicotiana tomentosiformis chromosome 6, ASM39032v3, whole genome shotgun sequence genomic region, the following are encoded:
- the LOC104096512 gene encoding ubiquitin-conjugating enzyme E2 2: protein MAHLHLLNNIFLSLSLFSLLFGLRTPGGTSENTKQEFNADQTKTLAHRLVSFVLVVTMSTPARKRLMRDFKRLQQDPPAGISGAPQDNNIMLWNAVIFGPDDTPWDGGTFKLTLQFSEDYPNKPPTVRFVSRMFHPNIYADGSICLDILQNQWSPIYDVAAILTSIQSLLCDPNPNSPANSEAARMFSENKRDYNRRVREVVEQSWTAD, encoded by the exons ATGGCGCACCTACATCTTCTCAATAATATAttcctttctctttctcttttctcTCTCCTCTTCGGTTTGCGAACTCCAGGGGGCACCTCCGAGAACACGAAGCAGGAGTTCAACGCAGATCAAACCAAAACCCTAGCTCACCGCCTTGTTTCTTTCGTATTG GTGGTTACAATGTCGACTCCGGCTAGAAAGAGGTTGATGAGAGATTTCAAGAGGTTGCAGCAGGACCCTCCTGCTGGTATTAGTGGTGCACCTCAAGACAACAACATTATGCTTTGGAATGCCGTGATATTTGG TCCTGATGACACTCCTTGGGATGGTG GTACGTTCAAGCTGACACTTCAATTCTCTGAGGATTACCCCAATAAGCCACCAACCGTGCGGTTTGTTTCTCGCATGTTTCATCCTAACA TTTATGCAGATGGAAGTATATGTTTGGATATTCTTCAAAATCAATGGAGTCCAATATATGATGTTGCAGCTATACTTACATCCATTCAG TCATTGCTGTGTGATCCTAACCCCAATTCACCTGCAAATTCGGAAGCAGCTCGGATGTTCAGTGAGAATAAAAGGGATTACAACCGCAGAGTTAGAGAAGTTGTGGAGCAGAGCTGGACTGCAGACTGA